From Streptomyces sp. NBC_00690, a single genomic window includes:
- a CDS encoding N,N-dimethylformamidase beta subunit family domain-containing protein produces MGAEQIRRWESGALAHAVTDPFGQGPLPWLRGSEKYVDSSGQVVAWYAEPDRGRSARAPRTADDVRRQIKGFASTGAVAPGEAIDFHITVDPPQQFSVDIYRIGHYAGAGASKIATSPRLSGIVQLPPLTADRTVSCHHWWLSWRLQVPSSWSVGAHVAVLTTVDGYRSHIPFTVRDNKPADLLLVLPDITWQAYNLYPEDGRTGASFYHAWDDKGRLLGERDAAVTVSFDRPYAGAGLPLHVGHAYDFIRWAERYGYDVAYADARDLHAGRVDATRYRGLVFPGHDEYWSVPMRRTVEAARDQGTSLVFLSANSLYWQVELGPSPSGVPDRLLTCRKRRGPGKAALWREIDRPEQQLLGIQYAGRVPEPHPLVVRNADHWLWEATGAGEGDELAGLVAGEADRYFPRTALPEHQRRILLAHSPYRDGKGALRHQETSLYRAPSGGLVFASGTFAWAPALDRPGHVDSRIQRATANLLDRICKRD; encoded by the coding sequence ATGGGGGCGGAGCAGATCCGGCGGTGGGAGTCGGGTGCGCTCGCTCATGCCGTGACGGACCCCTTCGGGCAGGGCCCCCTCCCCTGGCTGCGCGGTTCCGAGAAGTACGTGGACTCCAGCGGCCAGGTCGTCGCCTGGTACGCCGAGCCCGATCGGGGCCGTAGCGCCAGGGCACCCCGTACCGCCGATGATGTGCGTCGTCAGATCAAGGGGTTCGCCTCGACCGGTGCCGTGGCCCCCGGTGAGGCGATCGACTTCCACATCACCGTGGACCCGCCGCAACAGTTCTCCGTCGACATCTATCGGATCGGGCACTACGCCGGGGCCGGGGCATCCAAGATCGCCACCAGTCCACGGCTCTCCGGGATCGTGCAACTCCCGCCGCTGACCGCCGACCGCACGGTCTCCTGCCACCACTGGTGGCTCTCCTGGCGGCTCCAGGTCCCCTCGTCCTGGTCGGTCGGCGCACATGTCGCCGTCCTCACCACGGTGGACGGCTACCGCTCCCACATCCCCTTCACCGTGCGCGACAACAAGCCGGCGGATCTGCTGCTCGTCCTGCCGGACATCACCTGGCAGGCGTACAACCTCTACCCCGAGGACGGTCGTACCGGCGCGAGTTTCTACCACGCCTGGGACGACAAGGGTCGGCTTCTCGGCGAGCGGGACGCCGCCGTCACCGTGTCCTTCGACCGCCCCTACGCCGGTGCCGGGCTCCCCCTCCACGTCGGCCACGCCTACGACTTCATCCGGTGGGCCGAGCGGTACGGCTACGACGTCGCCTACGCCGACGCCCGCGATCTCCACGCCGGCCGCGTCGATGCGACCCGCTATCGCGGGCTGGTCTTCCCCGGCCATGACGAGTACTGGTCCGTGCCCATGCGCCGCACCGTCGAGGCGGCCCGCGACCAGGGCACTTCGCTGGTCTTCCTCTCCGCGAACTCCCTCTACTGGCAGGTCGAGCTCGGCCCGTCCCCCTCCGGCGTGCCCGACCGGCTCCTCACCTGCCGCAAACGCCGAGGCCCCGGGAAGGCCGCACTCTGGCGTGAGATCGACCGGCCCGAACAGCAACTGCTCGGCATCCAGTACGCGGGCCGTGTCCCCGAGCCGCACCCCTTGGTCGTACGGAACGCCGATCACTGGCTCTGGGAGGCGACCGGCGCCGGCGAGGGCGACGAGTTGGCCGGCCTGGTCGCCGGTGAGGCGGACCGATACTTCCCGCGCACCGCGCTCCCTGAGCACCAGCGCCGCATCCTCCTCGCCCACTCCCCTTACCGGGACGGCAAGGGGGCCCTTCGGCATCAGGAGACCTCCCTCTATCGGGCGCCTTCCGGCGGGCTCGTCTTCGCTTCGGGCACCTTCGCCTGGGCGCCCGCCCTCGACCGTCCGGGCCATGTGGACAGCCGTATCCAGCGCGCGACTGCCAATCTGCTGGACCGCATCTGCAAGCGGGACTGA